The Sulfuriferula thiophila genome window below encodes:
- a CDS encoding pilin encodes MQKVQKGFTLIELMIVVAIIGILAAIAIPAYSNYVKKAKFTEVVQASQGVKTSVEICIQDLGIAAGGTPTGCTTGSNGIVAISGTKYVNAANSSVTDGKITMTPNAVEGIAATDTYILTPTVGANGSVTWANTGSGCLATQLCK; translated from the coding sequence ATGCAAAAAGTACAAAAGGGTTTTACCCTGATTGAATTGATGATCGTGGTTGCGATTATCGGTATTCTGGCTGCGATTGCGATTCCTGCCTATAGCAATTATGTTAAAAAAGCTAAATTCACTGAAGTTGTACAGGCAAGCCAAGGGGTCAAAACTTCAGTAGAAATTTGTATCCAAGATTTGGGCATAGCTGCTGGCGGAACACCTACTGGTTGCACTACAGGCAGTAACGGAATTGTGGCTATTAGCGGCACCAAATACGTGAATGCCGCAAACAGTTCCGTCACAGATGGCAAAATCACAATGACTCCTAATGCTGTGGAAGGTATTGCTGCTACTGACACATATATCCTAACACCTACAGTTGGTGCTAACGGATCGGTAACTTGGGCTAACACTGGTAGCGGATGTCTTGCAACCCAGTTGTGTAAATAA
- the plsY gene encoding glycerol-3-phosphate 1-O-acyltransferase PlsY, whose product MMALVVVVLAYLLGSLSFAVLVSRAFGLPDPRSHGSGNPGATNMLRTGRKSAAVLTLLGDMAKGWLAVWLAGYLSVRYQLPGWVIYAAAVAVFLGHLYPVFFGFKGGKGVATAVGVLFAVSLWLGLVCVSIWVAVFVISRVSSLAALVAAAVAPVFGYYLLGDIVALAALSVLTVLIFWRHRANIQRLLAGEEGRFAKRK is encoded by the coding sequence ATGATGGCGTTAGTGGTGGTGGTGTTGGCTTATTTGTTGGGGTCGTTGTCGTTTGCGGTGCTGGTCAGCCGTGCTTTCGGCTTGCCGGATCCGCGCAGCCATGGTTCGGGCAATCCAGGGGCGACCAATATGTTGCGTACCGGGCGCAAGTCGGCGGCGGTGCTGACGCTGCTGGGTGATATGGCGAAAGGCTGGCTGGCGGTGTGGCTGGCGGGCTATTTGAGCGTGCGCTATCAGTTGCCGGGCTGGGTAATCTATGCCGCGGCAGTGGCGGTGTTTCTGGGGCATTTGTATCCGGTGTTCTTCGGCTTTAAAGGTGGCAAGGGCGTGGCTACGGCGGTGGGTGTGCTGTTCGCGGTTTCGCTGTGGCTGGGACTGGTGTGTGTGTCGATCTGGGTTGCGGTGTTTGTGATTTCGCGGGTTTCGTCACTGGCGGCGCTGGTGGCGGCGGCGGTAGCGCCAGTATTCGGCTACTATCTGCTGGGGGATATAGTTGCGCTTGCGGCGTTATCGGTATTAACAGTGTTGATCTTCTGGCGGCATCGGGCGAATATTCAACGCTTGTTGGCCGGTGAAGAAGGGCGTTTTGCCAAGCGTAAGTGA
- the tsaD gene encoding tRNA (adenosine(37)-N6)-threonylcarbamoyltransferase complex transferase subunit TsaD, with translation MLVLGIESSCDETGVALYDTHLGLLAHALHTQIAMHAEYGGVVPELASRDHIRRVLPLTRQILAESQRQLSDINAIAYTEGPGLAGALLVGTGIAHALGVALDIPVLGVHHLEGHLLSPLLSADPPAYPFVALLVSGGHTQLMHVTDVGQYAMLGDTLDDAAGEAFDKTAQLLGLPYPGGAALSKLAQNGDPTLFRLPRPMQHSGDLNFSFSGLKTAVLTLSQKHPDPADHADIAAAFQLAMTDVLSSKSLAALKATRSKRLVVAGGVGANQQLRTALHAAAKKVGATVYFPELEFCTDNGAMIAYAGAMRLRHGGYAAGKFTVRPRWDLESMEAPA, from the coding sequence ATGTTAGTGTTAGGCATAGAATCCTCCTGCGACGAAACCGGAGTCGCGCTCTACGACACCCATCTCGGACTGCTCGCGCACGCTCTGCATACCCAGATCGCCATGCATGCCGAATACGGTGGCGTAGTGCCGGAGCTGGCATCGCGCGACCATATCCGTCGCGTGTTGCCGCTCACGCGCCAGATACTCGCTGAATCGCAACGTCAGTTAAGTGATATTAATGCCATTGCCTACACCGAAGGTCCCGGCCTGGCAGGTGCCTTGCTGGTCGGCACCGGTATCGCGCACGCCCTCGGCGTCGCCCTGGATATACCCGTGCTTGGCGTGCACCACCTGGAAGGCCATTTGCTGTCGCCGCTATTATCCGCCGACCCGCCCGCTTACCCGTTTGTCGCGCTGCTGGTCTCCGGTGGGCATACCCAATTAATGCATGTTACGGATGTTGGACAATATGCCATGCTGGGCGACACCCTCGATGATGCCGCAGGCGAAGCCTTTGACAAAACCGCGCAATTACTGGGATTGCCTTATCCGGGCGGTGCCGCATTGTCGAAACTGGCGCAGAACGGCGACCCGACGCTCTTCAGACTGCCACGGCCGATGCAGCACTCCGGAGACTTGAATTTCAGTTTCAGCGGCTTGAAAACTGCAGTGCTCACGCTCAGTCAGAAACACCCCGACCCGGCAGATCACGCCGACATCGCCGCCGCGTTCCAACTGGCGATGACCGACGTACTCAGTAGCAAATCGCTGGCCGCGCTCAAAGCCACGCGCAGCAAGCGACTGGTAGTCGCCGGGGGAGTAGGTGCGAATCAGCAACTGCGCACTGCTTTGCATGCAGCGGCCAAGAAGGTGGGTGCTACAGTGTATTTTCCAGAACTGGAATTTTGCACCGACAACGGCGCCATGATTGCTTATGCCGGCGCGATGCGCTTACGCCATGGTGGATATGCCGCAGGCAAATTCACCGTACGCCCGCGCTGGGATCTGGAGAGCATGGAAGCCCCGGCCTGA
- a CDS encoding type II toxin-antitoxin system VapC family toxin, producing MILLDTNVLSELMRPKPDELVLHWIDQQPAAHLWISAITRAEINLGLALLPDSKRKQSLMDIAENMFIEDFANRCLAFEQHAADTYAKIVSNRKKLGIPISVEDAQIAAIACVNSLAIATRNIKDFSNIEGLVIIDPWGNTN from the coding sequence ATGATACTACTCGACACTAACGTGCTATCCGAGCTCATGCGCCCCAAACCTGATGAGCTTGTATTACACTGGATAGACCAGCAACCGGCAGCGCACCTGTGGATTAGCGCCATTACGCGTGCTGAAATAAACCTGGGGCTGGCGTTATTACCTGATAGCAAACGTAAGCAGTCACTCATGGATATTGCAGAAAACATGTTTATTGAAGACTTCGCGAACCGCTGCCTGGCTTTTGAACAACATGCCGCTGACACATACGCAAAAATAGTCTCCAACCGTAAAAAACTGGGCATTCCTATTAGCGTCGAAGACGCACAAATCGCTGCAATCGCATGCGTCAATTCATTAGCTATTGCTACGCGCAATATTAAGGATTTCAGCAATATCGAAGGACTGGTCATTATTGACCCGTGGGGAAATACCAACTGA
- a CDS encoding type II toxin-antitoxin system RelE/ParE family toxin, with translation MIEIRQTEYYASWFASLKDRVARARIDVRIRRLSLGNPGDVKPVGSGVSELRIDYGPGYRVYFVQRGETLIVLLAGGDKRTQAKDIHTAIEMAQIL, from the coding sequence ATGATCGAGATTCGCCAAACCGAATACTATGCCTCATGGTTTGCCTCGCTGAAAGATCGGGTGGCGCGCGCTCGCATTGATGTGCGTATCCGTCGTTTATCTCTTGGCAATCCCGGAGATGTGAAGCCGGTAGGTAGTGGCGTCTCGGAGTTGCGGATAGACTATGGTCCCGGCTATCGAGTCTATTTTGTTCAGCGAGGCGAAACACTGATCGTTTTGTTGGCTGGTGGGGACAAGCGCACCCAAGCCAAAGACATCCATACTGCAATTGAAATGGCACAAATTCTCTAG
- a CDS encoding FitA-like ribbon-helix-helix domain-containing protein: protein MASITIRNLDESIKTDLRILAAQHGNSMEEEARQILKRALASNTSGLGSKISQRFAALGGVELPLPARTLSRPTPDFGE from the coding sequence ATGGCCAGCATTACCATACGTAACCTCGACGAATCCATTAAAACGGATTTACGCATACTGGCGGCACAGCACGGCAATTCCATGGAAGAAGAAGCCAGACAAATTCTGAAACGCGCTTTGGCAAGCAACACAAGCGGACTGGGTAGCAAAATCTCGCAACGTTTCGCTGCATTGGGTGGCGTAGAGTTACCCCTTCCAGCACGCACACTATCCCGACCGACCCCTGATTTTGGCGAATAA
- the dnaX gene encoding DNA polymerase III subunit gamma/tau, whose translation MAYQVLARKWRPRTFAELAGQAHVVRALSNALTQNRLHHAYLFTGTRGVGKTTVARILAKALNCETGITATPCGVCSACTQIDAGRFVDLLELDAASNTGIDNMREVLDNAQYAPTVGRFKVYIIDEVHMLSKAAFNSMLKTLEEPPEHVKFILATTDPQKIPITVLSRCLQFNLKQMPPELVREHLTKVLELEGIPSQPAALQLIARAAQGSMRDALSLLDQAIAYGSGEVLTDTVHGMLGAIDQRYLFSLLYALIANDGVTLLNEAEQMAVRSIDFDAALQDFAALLQQIALTQIVPAALADDTPDRDTIIELAAQLDPQTVQLYYQICLLGRRDLALAPDEFAGFSMTLLRMLAFLPQTSSIGMANPAPTVQRAPVVRTAAPAPAVSVAPPAEVAPAVAAPIQATPTPPVTEPNVATAAAPHISEPAAPAPTYNGDWATLVTQLKLGGQARMLALQCEFVQFEADNMQLRVPAEHKHLTDKSYQDKLRESLSGHFGRPLRLEISLTTEVANTPIKQQNDARAARQAEAESIIQDDPFVRDAINQLDAHVVAIQPVDQPAN comes from the coding sequence ATGGCTTATCAAGTATTAGCGCGTAAATGGCGCCCTCGAACTTTTGCAGAACTTGCTGGGCAAGCGCACGTCGTGCGCGCGTTGAGTAATGCGCTGACCCAGAACCGCCTGCACCACGCCTACCTGTTTACCGGTACGCGCGGCGTTGGCAAAACCACAGTGGCGCGCATACTCGCCAAAGCACTTAATTGCGAAACAGGCATTACCGCCACACCTTGCGGCGTGTGCTCCGCATGCACGCAAATTGATGCCGGACGTTTTGTCGACCTGCTGGAACTGGATGCCGCATCCAACACCGGCATAGACAATATGCGCGAGGTACTGGATAACGCGCAATATGCGCCGACAGTCGGCCGCTTCAAAGTCTACATTATCGACGAAGTGCACATGCTTTCCAAAGCAGCGTTCAATTCCATGCTTAAAACGCTGGAAGAACCGCCTGAACACGTCAAGTTCATTCTGGCGACTACCGATCCGCAAAAAATACCCATTACCGTACTGTCGCGTTGCCTGCAGTTCAATCTCAAGCAAATGCCGCCGGAACTGGTGCGTGAGCACCTGACCAAAGTACTGGAACTGGAAGGCATACCCTCGCAACCAGCCGCACTGCAACTGATTGCACGTGCCGCCCAGGGCAGTATGCGTGACGCGCTGTCATTACTGGATCAGGCCATCGCTTACGGCAGCGGCGAAGTGCTCACCGACACCGTGCATGGCATGCTCGGCGCAATTGACCAGCGCTACTTATTCAGTCTGCTGTACGCGCTCATCGCCAATGACGGCGTCACGCTGCTGAACGAAGCTGAACAGATGGCGGTACGCAGTATCGATTTCGATGCCGCGCTGCAGGATTTTGCAGCATTGCTGCAACAGATCGCACTGACCCAGATCGTCCCGGCCGCACTGGCTGACGACACACCGGATCGCGACACCATCATTGAACTGGCGGCGCAACTCGACCCGCAGACCGTGCAACTCTATTACCAGATATGCCTGCTGGGTCGACGCGACCTCGCGCTGGCACCGGATGAATTTGCCGGCTTCAGCATGACCTTATTACGCATGCTGGCATTCCTGCCACAAACCAGCAGCATAGGCATGGCTAATCCTGCTCCGACCGTACAGCGCGCACCAGTAGTCAGAACCGCTGCTCCAGCTCCAGCGGTTAGCGTAGCACCTCCAGCTGAGGTAGCACCTGCTGTGGCAGCCCCCATCCAGGCAACACCGACTCCACCCGTAACCGAACCAAACGTCGCCACAGCAGCCGCACCTCATATATCCGAGCCCGCAGCGCCAGCGCCCACCTACAATGGCGACTGGGCCACGCTGGTCACGCAACTCAAGCTGGGTGGGCAAGCACGCATGCTGGCATTGCAATGCGAATTCGTACAATTCGAAGCAGACAACATGCAACTGCGCGTCCCTGCCGAACATAAGCACCTGACCGACAAATCCTATCAGGACAAGCTGCGCGAATCCCTGAGCGGCCATTTCGGCCGTCCGCTGCGACTCGAAATCAGCCTCACCACCGAAGTCGCCAACACCCCGATCAAACAGCAGAACGATGCCCGTGCTGCTCGCCAGGCCGAGGCCGAAAGCATCATTCAGGACGACCCTTTTGTGCGCGACGCCATCAACCAGCTTGATGCGCATGTCGTCGCCATTCAACCCGTAGATCAACCCGCAAATTAA
- a CDS encoding YbaB/EbfC family nucleoid-associated protein — protein MLKGGLGNMMKQAQQMQENMKKMQEKLADVEVEGVSGAGMVKVLMTCRNDVRRVTIDPSLLSDDKEMLEDLIAAAMNDAVRKAEATTQEKMSGFTAGLNLPPGFKLPF, from the coding sequence ATGCTAAAAGGTGGTTTGGGCAATATGATGAAGCAAGCTCAGCAAATGCAGGAAAACATGAAGAAAATGCAGGAAAAACTGGCTGACGTCGAAGTCGAAGGTGTATCCGGCGCAGGCATGGTCAAGGTATTAATGACCTGTCGTAACGATGTGCGCCGCGTCACCATTGACCCTAGTCTACTGAGTGACGACAAGGAAATGCTCGAAGACCTGATCGCCGCAGCCATGAACGATGCTGTACGCAAAGCCGAAGCCACGACCCAGGAAAAAATGAGCGGCTTCACTGCCGGACTGAATCTGCCACCAGGCTTCAAGCTGCCATTCTGA
- a CDS encoding addiction module antidote protein, with amino-acid sequence MAKNATRLWDVAEHLETEEDMAAYLEAAFEEADPVLISAAIGDIARAKGMAQIARETGLGRESLYKALSPDGNPEFATIMKVVRALGLQLHATKASISTNS; translated from the coding sequence ATGGCAAAAAATGCTACTCGTCTGTGGGATGTGGCGGAACATCTGGAAACCGAGGAAGATATGGCTGCATACTTGGAAGCGGCTTTCGAAGAGGCCGATCCGGTCCTTATATCGGCAGCAATCGGCGATATAGCTCGAGCTAAAGGAATGGCTCAAATTGCCAGAGAAACGGGGCTAGGTCGTGAAAGTTTGTACAAAGCACTTTCGCCTGACGGTAATCCCGAATTTGCAACGATTATGAAAGTGGTGCGTGCATTAGGGCTGCAATTGCACGCAACTAAGGCTTCTATATCCACAAACAGCTGA
- the phoB gene encoding phosphate regulon transcriptional regulator PhoB: MAATILLVEDESGIQELVKFNLTQAGHAVMCADSAEQAITLVREVLPDLVLLDWMLPGMSGIELARMFRADTRMKNVPIIMLTARGDERDKVLGLETGADDYITKPFSPKELTARIKAVLRRRAPQMTEDRVEIRGLSLDPVSHRVMGNSVPLELGPTEFRLLHFMMTHPERVYSRAQLLDHVWGDHVFVEERTVDVHIRRLRLALEVSGHESLIDTVRGAGYRLSAQV, translated from the coding sequence ATGGCCGCGACAATTTTGTTGGTCGAAGATGAATCAGGTATCCAGGAGCTGGTTAAGTTTAATCTGACGCAAGCCGGTCATGCGGTGATGTGTGCGGATTCGGCGGAGCAGGCGATAACGCTGGTGCGTGAGGTGTTGCCGGATCTGGTGCTGCTGGACTGGATGTTGCCGGGTATGAGCGGTATTGAGCTGGCACGCATGTTCCGCGCGGATACGCGCATGAAAAATGTACCGATTATCATGCTTACCGCGCGTGGCGATGAGCGTGACAAAGTGCTCGGGCTGGAAACCGGCGCTGACGATTATATTACCAAGCCGTTTTCCCCTAAAGAATTGACCGCCCGGATCAAAGCGGTATTGCGTCGTCGTGCGCCACAAATGACGGAAGATCGCGTGGAAATCCGCGGTTTGAGTCTGGATCCGGTGAGCCATCGGGTGATGGGTAACAGCGTGCCGCTGGAGTTGGGTCCGACTGAATTTCGTTTGCTGCATTTCATGATGACACATCCGGAGCGCGTTTATTCACGTGCGCAATTGCTTGACCATGTGTGGGGCGATCATGTGTTTGTTGAAGAGCGTACGGTAGATGTGCATATCCGTCGTTTGCGTCTGGCACTGGAAGTCTCCGGTCACGAAAGTCTGATTGATACCGTGCGCGGCGCGGGTTATCGGTTGTCTGCACAGGTATAA
- a CDS encoding O-antigen ligase family protein, whose product MNLTRSIYLLFLIALILSGFWYIGSALTALMLLTAVMVGGSAIFKQKIWRDYSLTKLMLIYLTWLFIVAYSSNIPNPSILAVAVLAGLPVLYLTASNSSILGETWHQLRIMFFLSGVGLAMWGLWQVIAHIGYGWPVGPLVDRNVFAALMNLLWFPAAYLYLTNTQIRSKAILYGAGLFIISMALFATASRAGIATWLLLLPLFLWAGVRYTKAKWWVASIPLLALLGYYAGANLGVDTNIANRSYALSQDASTSARLLMWQSTIKMAIAHPLTGTGWGTFAGIYPAFRSHQENSTAGVSAHNDYLQLAAEGGFPALIILLVMLLGIVWQLRSSIKLSHKSEGFESNALLLGVLAIFIHASLNFIFSFAFMNIIAGIYLARAAQLTEIPCTTNLPRFDSISHPIKYLVASFTILLIATPFALHLIAQACLTGSQPGLKLLNRIAPNITTYDIAKLITAIRPEEGIAQEVMLQVAESGLENSNGISMTGGNFKRELLNEALNRYDTIRSQTANSPSIGVREVKTLLAHQADLPPNFAYAKAHDIIVTNLKTAPYHVDSLIVFARLRVAEGHRDDAIRTLQWAKSQVLSQRDFQLLDVEILRQLAAPKIIPELDDIEKQLRQVRSDSETGKPLILAPHFSEDIDKRLQTIATQIQSPH is encoded by the coding sequence ATGAACCTTACCCGATCAATTTACCTACTATTTCTTATAGCGTTAATTCTCTCCGGCTTTTGGTATATTGGTAGCGCCCTAACTGCATTAATGCTATTAACCGCGGTAATGGTAGGGGGTAGCGCTATATTTAAACAAAAAATCTGGCGAGATTATTCATTAACCAAACTGATGCTGATTTACCTTACTTGGCTGTTTATAGTTGCTTATAGTAGCAATATACCTAACCCTAGCATCTTAGCAGTGGCAGTATTGGCAGGATTACCTGTACTTTATCTAACCGCATCTAACTCTTCCATCTTAGGTGAAACATGGCATCAGTTACGTATAATGTTTTTCCTCAGCGGGGTAGGCTTGGCAATGTGGGGTTTATGGCAAGTCATCGCTCATATCGGTTATGGCTGGCCTGTTGGCCCCTTGGTTGATCGTAACGTTTTTGCAGCATTGATGAACCTATTATGGTTTCCAGCTGCCTATCTATATTTGACCAACACCCAGATTCGTAGCAAGGCAATCTTATACGGAGCTGGCTTGTTTATTATCAGCATGGCATTGTTTGCCACAGCATCACGGGCGGGGATCGCAACCTGGTTGCTACTATTACCTCTGTTTTTATGGGCAGGAGTGCGGTATACGAAAGCTAAATGGTGGGTTGCTAGCATACCCCTCTTAGCTCTATTAGGCTATTACGCCGGTGCCAATTTAGGTGTGGACACAAATATTGCCAATCGTAGCTATGCATTAAGCCAAGATGCATCCACCAGCGCGCGTTTATTGATGTGGCAATCAACCATAAAAATGGCTATTGCTCACCCTTTAACAGGCACAGGCTGGGGAACATTTGCTGGCATCTACCCTGCTTTTCGATCTCATCAAGAGAACTCAACCGCCGGTGTTTCAGCTCATAATGACTATTTACAGCTAGCTGCAGAGGGCGGGTTTCCCGCACTAATAATATTACTGGTTATGCTACTTGGCATTGTCTGGCAATTACGTTCCAGCATTAAACTGAGCCATAAATCAGAGGGTTTCGAAAGTAACGCATTGTTATTAGGGGTACTGGCGATTTTCATCCATGCCAGCCTAAATTTTATTTTCAGCTTCGCTTTTATGAACATCATTGCGGGAATATATCTTGCCCGCGCTGCGCAACTAACTGAAATACCTTGCACAACAAACCTACCGAGGTTTGATTCAATCAGCCACCCAATAAAATATTTAGTAGCAAGTTTTACTATTTTACTTATTGCTACACCTTTCGCCCTGCATCTTATTGCGCAAGCATGCTTAACTGGATCGCAACCCGGTTTAAAACTGTTAAACCGCATAGCACCGAATATTACCACCTATGACATCGCCAAACTCATCACCGCCATACGCCCAGAAGAGGGCATTGCACAAGAAGTCATGCTGCAAGTGGCTGAGTCTGGCTTGGAGAATAGCAATGGAATAAGTATGACCGGCGGCAACTTTAAACGCGAATTACTTAATGAAGCGCTGAATCGATACGATACAATTCGTTCACAAACTGCGAACAGTCCAAGCATAGGTGTACGTGAAGTGAAAACCCTACTTGCGCATCAAGCCGACCTCCCCCCCAATTTCGCCTATGCCAAAGCACATGACATCATAGTCACCAACTTAAAAACAGCTCCTTACCATGTAGACAGTTTAATAGTTTTTGCTCGTCTGCGTGTAGCTGAAGGGCATCGTGATGATGCAATACGTACATTACAATGGGCAAAAAGCCAAGTTCTCAGCCAACGAGACTTCCAGCTATTAGACGTCGAAATATTACGTCAACTAGCCGCGCCTAAAATCATTCCCGAACTGGATGACATAGAAAAACAATTGCGGCAGGTGCGCTCTGATTCAGAGACTGGCAAGCCATTAATTCTGGCGCCTCACTTCAGCGAGGATATCGATAAGAGACTACAGACGATTGCAACCCAGATTCAATCACCCCACTAA
- a CDS encoding HIT family protein, producing the protein MTNCELCETTGGELLWQDAFCRVILVADNDYPGFCRVIWHEHIKEMSDLTTVQQNRMMRVVFAVEAAVRDTLKPDKINLASLGNMVPHLHWHVIPRFKEDKHFPNPIWGEAQRETNPNQDNNLIASVLRATLSQRLS; encoded by the coding sequence ATGACTAACTGCGAATTATGCGAAACGACCGGGGGAGAACTGCTGTGGCAGGATGCCTTCTGCAGGGTGATACTGGTTGCTGACAATGACTATCCCGGATTTTGCCGGGTCATCTGGCATGAGCACATCAAAGAGATGAGTGATCTGACTACAGTGCAACAAAACCGCATGATGCGCGTGGTGTTTGCAGTAGAAGCCGCCGTGCGCGACACATTAAAACCAGACAAAATCAATCTGGCCAGCCTGGGCAATATGGTGCCGCATCTGCACTGGCACGTCATTCCGCGCTTCAAGGAAGACAAGCACTTTCCCAATCCGATCTGGGGTGAAGCGCAGCGCGAAACCAATCCCAACCAGGACAACAACCTGATCGCCAGCGTACTCAGGGCCACCTTGTCACAGCGCCTGTCCTGA
- the phoR gene encoding phosphate regulon sensor histidine kinase PhoR: protein MIDFWWRPLLMLCALIAVALSAALFWGLMVATVVFIAGLLIYLGYHLRQMAALATWLEHGERTRIPSASGAWDEIFYGLDRLMRRQKRSTSKLSAVLERFEHAAQAIPDGIVMLNEADQIDWFNPAAGRHFGLDDNADRGQFIGYLIRQSTFHEYLSGDDYREPLVMKSPASREMSLSVQMVPFGDNQKMLISRDITQFEMVEAMRRDFVANVSHELRTPLTVVGGFLETFLDMGSIPPADFHKYCDLMQQQTERMRRLVDDLLTLSRLESPQNRLVEAPVSMSQLVQSLYQDALSLSAGRHDITLESESEDALIGNADELTSALGNLVSNAVRYTPPGGAITLRWGWRDNALCFSVRDSGEGIEAQHIPRLTERFYRVDRGRSRETGGTGLGLAIVKHVLTRHQGRLAIESKVGKGSCFSACFPATRVVKVA, encoded by the coding sequence TTGATTGATTTTTGGTGGCGGCCATTGTTGATGTTGTGCGCCCTGATTGCCGTTGCACTGAGTGCAGCGCTGTTTTGGGGCTTAATGGTTGCAACGGTTGTTTTCATTGCAGGTCTGCTGATTTATCTTGGGTATCATTTGCGGCAGATGGCGGCGCTAGCAACCTGGCTGGAGCATGGCGAACGCACTCGTATACCGTCGGCAAGTGGTGCCTGGGATGAGATTTTTTATGGTCTCGATCGGCTGATGCGACGGCAGAAGCGCAGTACTTCCAAGCTGTCTGCGGTGCTGGAACGGTTCGAGCATGCTGCACAGGCGATTCCCGATGGCATCGTGATGCTGAATGAGGCAGATCAGATCGACTGGTTCAATCCGGCAGCAGGGCGTCATTTCGGTCTGGATGATAATGCTGACCGCGGTCAGTTTATTGGTTACCTCATACGTCAGTCGACATTCCATGAATATCTGAGCGGTGATGATTATCGCGAGCCGCTGGTGATGAAATCACCCGCCAGCCGGGAGATGAGTCTGTCGGTGCAGATGGTGCCGTTCGGCGATAATCAGAAAATGCTGATTTCGCGCGATATCACCCAGTTCGAGATGGTTGAGGCGATGCGCCGTGATTTTGTGGCGAATGTTTCCCATGAGTTGCGTACGCCATTAACCGTCGTCGGCGGTTTTCTGGAAACCTTCCTCGATATGGGCAGCATTCCGCCCGCCGATTTCCATAAATATTGCGACCTGATGCAGCAGCAGACCGAGCGTATGCGCCGGCTGGTGGATGATCTGCTGACTTTGTCGCGGCTGGAAAGCCCGCAGAACCGCCTGGTCGAAGCGCCTGTCAGTATGTCGCAACTGGTGCAATCTCTGTATCAGGATGCGCTGAGTCTGAGTGCGGGGCGGCACGATATCACGCTGGAAAGCGAGAGCGAGGATGCGTTAATCGGTAATGCGGATGAGTTGACCAGCGCGCTGGGCAATCTGGTAAGTAATGCCGTACGTTATACCCCGCCCGGTGGCGCCATAACGTTGCGCTGGGGTTGGCGTGATAACGCGCTGTGCTTCAGTGTGCGGGATAGCGGCGAGGGTATCGAAGCCCAGCATATACCGCGATTAACCGAACGTTTTTACCGGGTTGATCGTGGCCGTTCTCGTGAAACAGGCGGTACCGGGCTGGGGCTGGCCATTGTCAAGCATGTGCTGACTCGCCATCAGGGACGTCTTGCAATTGAGAGCAAGGTAGGTAAGGGCAGTTGTTTCAGTGCGTGCTTCCCGGCTACGCGGGTGGTGAAAGTAGCTTGA
- the recR gene encoding recombination mediator RecR, with product MKSPTRLAELIAALRVLPGIGPKSAQRMAYHLLQRDRQGAVRLGHAIEQALTQLNHCELCNDFSETPICPLCSDSARDTSQLAVIEMPTDLLMMEQTQSYHGLYFVLMGRLSPLDGIGPREIHLDRLIQRASNGTVQEVILATNFTMEGEATAHAITELLRARGIAVSRIARGVPVGGELEHIDSGTLAQALTDRRRCDTN from the coding sequence GTGAAATCCCCTACCCGCCTTGCCGAACTGATCGCCGCATTACGCGTACTGCCTGGCATCGGACCAAAATCCGCGCAGCGCATGGCTTATCACCTGCTGCAGCGCGACCGGCAGGGTGCGGTCAGACTGGGTCACGCCATTGAACAGGCGCTGACCCAGCTCAACCATTGCGAACTGTGTAATGACTTTAGTGAAACGCCTATCTGCCCGCTGTGCTCGGATTCCGCGCGCGATACCAGCCAATTGGCCGTGATCGAAATGCCGACCGACCTGCTGATGATGGAGCAAACGCAAAGCTATCACGGCTTGTATTTTGTGCTGATGGGGCGATTATCGCCACTGGATGGCATCGGCCCGCGTGAAATCCACCTTGACCGCCTGATTCAGCGCGCCAGCAATGGCACGGTGCAGGAAGTCATCCTCGCTACCAACTTCACCATGGAAGGTGAAGCCACCGCACACGCCATCACCGAACTGCTGCGCGCACGCGGTATCGCCGTCAGTCGCATCGCTCGCGGCGTACCGGTGGGAGGCGAACTTGAACACATTGATTCCGGCACACTGGCACAAGCACTGACTGACAGACGGCGCTGCGACACCAACTAA